The DNA sequence TCGGAGCTTGGCTTATGCTGCATCAGAGGTAACTTGGGTGCATTCACTATTTGGTGAGTTGAAGATCAAGAGAGATGCAAGCACAGTGATATGGGTTGACAACTTAAGTGCAATCGCTCTAGCCTCAAATCCCGTCTTGCATGCTCGGACTAAGCACATTGAGCTGATGCTCACTTCGTTCGAGATAAGGTATTGGCAAAAGAGTTAGAACTAAGGCATGTCCCTTCTTCGGATCAATTGGCTGACATACTGACTAAGCCACTGAGTCATCAATCCTTCGTGCGACTGCGCAGCAAGCTAGGAGTTATAACATGATCTGCACTCGAATTGAGGGGGCGTGTTGAGAATATGCATAGCTCGAGATCATCTGTTGACGAGCATGGCATGATGATTGAAGATGAGAAAGAGATAATTGATTGTGAGAGCAAAGGCATCAAGAAGCTCAACATGGAAAAGGTGCCAACTCAGGGTGAGGACCAAGTACATGCTCGTAGCTGGAAAGACGTGCTCACAGGAGAAAAGAGAGATGTCCTTTGAGGAATATTATTGTTGTGATTTTGTAGCATGCGTGGCAGAGTTTTGTTGGTATATTCCTTTAGGTTAAATCAAGATTCTAGATCATTCCTagcataatataaatagagatACTATGTAAAGAGTTCTCGTAGTTTTTGAATATATCTATTTCCGGAAATACAGCCATAATGCTTTCTTCTACAAATATGATCTTTACTGTTTTTCTTCACTATCTTTCTCTTGATTCCCACTCTTTTTCACCTACTTTATACCTCTACCACTCCTCTCTCTCGAATCTTTCAACTCATCTTTCTAGTCTTGGGTCATGGTCTCATCCATGGTAGCTCTGAGTTCGACTTTTGAGTGTTGCTATCAAATTCCGCTCGGGTGAGCCGAGTGAGATACGTAGGGCGCGGGGCTATCAGGTCGAGACTAGACTCGCCCCAAGGTGCGTGAGCTGAGCGAGATACGCGGGGCGGTCAGGTCGAGACCGGACCTGCCCGAAGGTGCGTGAGCCGAGCGAGATACGCGGGGCGGAGTCGGGGGGAGCGtgaatttgtttcttttgtagAGAGAAGGCTGAATTCCGTTGGCCATTTATAAAGTGTAGGAATAAATGTGTCATTACTTGGTAGTTGAATTTGCACAATGCACGCGACCTCCATTTATTGTTTCTATCCCTCTTCAATGAGATTGGGTTTTCTTCTTGCTTGCTAGGTACGACGACGTCGTTACAGGGATTTATGTTAATTCGGAAATGGTCCCTGGGGATTCGAAAATGGGTCTCAAgaccttttattttactttatagCGATTGGTTTGCCAATTTCTAAACTTTATTGAATTGAGTATCTATCCTAATCTAAAGAGACAGTTTGGTGAAATGACATTTTTACCCTTTTGGCGGGAAAATATAAAGCTAATTACTTTGgcttttttgtcattttgataaaAGACCGAGGATTGGTTAAATTGATGGCCCAATGACATACCAGCTTCTCAAATAAGCTACTGAGAAAAGCTCTATTAAATCAGTATTTCTATACAAGTATACAACCTACAGTTAGAACCAAATCAAtctaaaaaatcaaagaagCAACACACTCCTGCGAAGCAAGCCGGAAGGAGAGCCGGCGAGACATGGCGGTGGACGGCGAGGCAGACGGAACCACCGTCCGCGTGGCAGGCTAGACGGACGGGAGCTCCGGCGAGGCAGATGGGGTGGCCGGCGGGGCAAGGCAAAGCGGAAGAAGAAATACAAGTCTTCTTTCGTGGAGGCAGCGGCGAGGTGGTGCTCCCGGGCAGGAAGGGCGCTAGCGTGATGAAGAAGGGTGAAAGGAAACCCGACGCAAAAAGGCGTTGGAGGACGGCGAGGAAGGGCGGTGGGCGTGTCGGTGTGGTAGCGATGCACGGGTCAATTCCGCtgattgagagagaaagagggagaGGCAGCTCGGGCGGTAAGCTGTACATAACAACGGCGATAGAGAGCTGCTAGTGATTGGAACCAGTGAAACGCCAGAGTCATGCGAATGCGAGGAGGAGAGACACGTGAGAGAGAAGTGGTGAGAGGAGGCGGCACACATTTTACCTTGACATTGAAACTATACATTGAGACATTTAGGGTTACAACGAGACATTGCATTTAGGTCCTTTTTAAGAAGAGATTAAAATGTACGTTTGCACAACCAAAATTAAAGGAAGGagatgaaatataatttatttgcatAAATATGCTCGAATAGTCAAATGTCATTGAatcaaaaaaagtaaattcttttctgtataaatttttttatagtaacatttattttgtgaaagggaaaattattgaattatattcaaatcaattgCTTTTAAACGCTAGATGGTAGAAttgagaatattatttatcaaaaaaaaaagattgagaatattaagaaaatattgcaAATGTACATATTATATGGgactttatttttgttggattttataatttagaaaagTTTATAATATAGAGTTGTAAATTGGATGCTAAGGCTATatcattatgtttttttggactactaatttattggacttttgtataaatatcttttaaattaaattattctttaattatgtaactatattcatataattttgttttgccTTTCATTGGAGTCAAAATTGGAATTGTGCTAGagagtttaatttgttttctaattCCCAAAACTCCATCATTACGCTTTAAAGGAGAAGGCCACTTTCCAAACGCCCATCATTAATCTTTCTCCAATCGTCACcttcaatttataattaatttagtattttctcaactatttttaaaattttattttgtcatattatTATCTGataaatcttttatttgtCATACTGAAGGTCTTTTGcattattgtgttttttttggaAACAAGTATGGGAGTACCGCTAATTGAGGGAGAGATGTATTGCAAGGTGACACCGAGCGAGAAATAGACAAAGAACATACTGATGGATTTAGCCGGAGATGGCGCCGAATCACCGTATGATTTTTAAGGGAATTCAAATTGGGTTCTTCaactgaaaaatatataaagagagagaaagattgCTGGTAAAATTCAAGAGAGTATGGTGGAGCAACGGCCGGCTGGCGACGCCATGGACGACCAGGAACACAAGCAGCGAGGGAGGTGGAGTCAAAGGAGGAAGGTAGGCGGAGGTGCTAGGACTGGAAATTGTggtgaagttttttttttcttttctgtttttaAATTGTGGTGTCAGAGGAGACGACAGAAATGAGATTTTAATCCCCTTGCCCtttacttttattcttttccttttttttctttttctttaacttgttgatacgctcggattttgcactgttataaggccattatttggtctgtttttttatgtcaaagtcactctacacgtccatcatttgcatattttgtctattttggtattttgtgagaaatgtgcataaatgagccgaaaaagggagccaaaacgccaagtttgggaatctggagtcagacggcgaccgccggcgccggcggcGAGATCAATGCAAatgtccgcctcggaaaaatgtgcttggaagagaagtctcgtccggcgaccgccggaagatgtctggcggtccgccgccgaggaaCAGAGACTCTGGACtcccaacgcggcgaccgccggcgtgAGAAGGTGCGGCGGCGGGCCAttgagaaaggcggcgaatccgagaagccctagatttgcgcccagttttaccatattttggaaaaaaatttccTTCTATAACAAGGCATGgattttccctataaataaggcctcaagcttcatcaaaaagagagaacttctaattgcaaaatacttcatagagatcaagacctagagtacttcattggtgcaaggagttggagaaggatttcaagaacatcaagaacgacaaggattcaacctacgggttttatttgctttagttttatgttcaaattgtcttcccttcaatctatgtttttagcttattcaattatgtgtaactaaactcataggattctagggatgtgtttgtaaggactttggttatacaaattcatttttctatctaatatccgttttgtttttactttgtttcttccctaagtagttttgatgctgcatgattgagtgacacaatcatgtatgatttaatataacttgcttcataactgtgacagagttctagcgagttagattcacttagtagacactacagttagcttcccttaaaacggcacttctgttaattgagagtgaggacttttcaagggtcttaggagctttttggagttacgtgttaggattgacaaccctaatcttgtaatcaacatttgtatcgcatgagcataagctaggtgactcgtcctttcaaagtataaactgtgttAGGGTaatgtagttggaattttgtataaccataactgtgaacacacatccctgggattcccttatctctatcgtctttctctgtgttttattcgctttttagttgatctatgctttctattgtttttagtttttcaaaagttttcaaaacccaattGTTTTCCCAGATTGtatttgagtcttagtagaggatagacactttgtgttcgtcttccccgtgttcgatatccggtactaacatttagctatactatatatactctgtatacttgcaggtttatctagtgctaataaaaagtgcatcacttGTCTTGGGCCAAGTTCTTTTAATTAGTATTTGAGCCAGCTTAGATAAAAGGatggagaaataaataatgttttgaGCTGGAAATGAAGTAAAGAATTTCTCGTGAGACCGAATTAATTCACGGAATTGTGGGGACGTGTGCGGCCGGCCAGCGTCGCCTGCGACGTCTTGGGCAGCCACAATGACTAAAAAAAGGGATAGAAGaggcaattaaaaaaaattagaaagaaatatggattaactgaaatgtttttaattaaataactagatattctatattttgttaatcAAAACTttgaactatttatttatttaagttataGTATGATTTTTTCCCATTTGATCCTTAGTCAtgcattttcctttatttgtatattttattttaactaactCATGTTCTTTGATTctatcatttactttattttattttactccactcacataaaaaataaaaaatgtacaaaatcaTTTGctgaaatgtttcatttataaGATTGAGAGatatacatttttctttttgttattttttataatatttttaattatttataatgttttgaATACTTATTGTAATTAACCCAcattcttaattataaatatcattatattttctttatattctttttttttttaatctacttattttataatttatctttttaaaaattttatatcccGTGCGGGGGTGATAACACTagtttccattaaaaaaaaaaggtactaCCAAGATATGGGATAAACAAATTGGCATTAAAAATAGAGTTGGAGCAAAATGTTATCGTCTTCTTCGGTGATGCTCCGCCGCTTCTACTGTGTCGGCGCCGCCACTTCTTCTCACAAGAAGCGCCTCGTCTACTTGGGCTCTCCTCAAGTCTCTCTCTCTGTGACATTCccaattaattactaattcaTACACacattactaattaatacCAACTCTCCATTTCCAGGTTTCCGCTTCCGTTCTAGATGCCCTCTTCACTGCCTCCTCCGCACCCGATTCCTTATTTGAGGTGCTTACCTGCTCAACACTCTTTATTCTCTACATTTCTGTTTCCCTTTTTTGCGCATAAACTagtctctatttatttttctagtgTTCAATACTATTTCATAGGGTTAGCCATGTAATTTGGATGGGAATATCAATGTATGTTCTAACGCTGACAGTTTGTGCAAACTGAACAAAAGTTACCATCTTTAGTCGAGATAAGTGATAAAAAGCAGCAAACTTGGAATCGgtatatgtagttgatttGAGAGAACAATGCTTGTAAAAGGCATTGGTGCTGTGATGTATTCACTTTACTATGATGAGGAACATTTATTGACTGCATTTTGGTGTAATTCAGATTACGGCGATTGTCACCCAACCACCATCTGCTAGAGACAGGGGTAGAAAGGTGATGCCTTCTCCAGTTGCACAACATGCTCTCGACAGAGGTTTCCCCTCTGAGTTGATCTTCACCCCGATAAAAGCTGGTGAGGTAAATTATGTACTCATTCTGTCATATCTTCCACTGTGTTTGTGCATGTTCACTTATAGTCTGAGTTTTCTTGATGGCcctttttatatactatatatgaaTCCGCTTTCTATTAAATACCTTTGTGGAAACCATTTTGTACTTTTGGCTCAAATAACTATATATCCTAACGATCATCTGAATTCATTACCCTGATTTTGATTGGCATAGAGTTTATTGTAATTGAAAATGAGGTATTGGGCACACTTATACTTCGTAAGGGAGATTGGGGGACATAGACTGAAGTCACATCATCACTTCAACAGGTAGTTCTCAGAAAGAAAATTGTTGTGTTAGGAATCAGGAACTATCGGGTAAACTTCCCGAGAAGGAACCATGAGCATCCCTTTGGAAGAGAgaatttttcttttgattcttGTATCTCTTATGTAACACAGGTTGGCTCAGAACTATGGATgggatatatatatttgtgtagAATTCTTTTTCCGATAAATAACTTGGCAAAATATAATGATCGAGTTGATACCGCTGGAAGTTCAAAATATGTGTACAAGAACCTTTAATTCTATTACCTCTATGAAGGAAcagatttatatatttatagcaCCTCCTTGCAGGAATCATTTCTTAGCAGCTTTAAGGCTTTGGAACCCGAACTTTGCATCACTGCCGCATATGGGAATATCTTGCCCACCAAATTCCTTAATATTCCGTCTATGGGTTAGTCTGAAGATTCCAAATATTCTGTTTGTCTTACAAGTTACAGGTTGTTATTCTTCTATTATGCTGTGTTATGTACTTATGTTTCTGCCCTCGTATTCACCATATTAACTGGATTGTTATGTTTAAGCATAAACCATAAGGAAGAGATAGGCCTATAGGAATTCAGATTCAGTGGGTATTGTAGTTCTCAAGGTGTGTACATCTAATGCATAAGTTCAAGGTCTTGATTTCTAGATGTATACGCATACCTGACTTATTGCGAGCCCTGTATTTTTACTTGTAGTGAAGGCTCTTAGCagaaattccatttttttcatgcCATCTATAGATATCTTCCATCATTATTTGCCATTCTTTTGtgattaattgatttgatGGGCACTGTTACGTTGAATACATTTTGTCTCAAAATCTGACATCTAGTTGTCTCAGATTTGAATGCAATCTTGTAGGGACTGTCAACATACACCCTAGCTTGCTTCCTCTATATCGTGGAGCAGCACCTGTTCAGAGGGCTTTACAGGTCTAAACTGAGTGCTTCCTTTTCTTGATAGACCCATTTTGACTTAACAGCATGATCgaataaatgaaattcaacAGGATGGTGTGCGAGAAACAGGGGTTTCATTAGCCTACACAGTGCGCCAATTGGATGCTGGCCCTGTTATTGCTTgtgaaaaaatggaaattgatgataaaataaaggtATGCAGAGCATGTCCCCTCAAATTTTTGACCAAAAGAAACTGAGTACCCTTTCAATTTACTTTCATAATAAGAGCTCTGAAATATTTTTGCAGGCCCCAGAGCTGTTAGAGTTTCTGTTTTCTCAAGGTTTGTCATTATTTTTGTCAGTTAACTTCTCCAGTTTGTATGTATCCGCAAACTTCTCACCTTTGGAGCTTTGTCGAACTTGAGTTATAAATTTGTTTCAAGTGTTTTAGATGTCTTGAAGGCTCCCTGATTCATGAGATAATCGTTTGATAGGAACCCTTCTAGAAGTATGACACCGCATGCATTTCATTGCTAATAATATAGTGCTTCTTCTCTGGGATCTTACGCTCTGCCTATGGTTATATATATCACGAGTCTTTAGACTGtagtttaattttactttcttcAATTGCTCATTCTTAAAAGCATGCGACAACAAGAAGTTGGCTGTATATAATAATTCCTTATTCTTATTTGGATGCACAACGCACTTGAATGTAGGATCTAAACTTCTGATCAGTGAACTTCCATCAATACTCGATGGTTCTGCAAAAACTAAAGCTACCCCACAAGATGAATCTAAAGCTACATTGGCTCCAAAGGTATTCTATGTTTTGGTTAGCCCTGAAATGTTTCTTTAATGTCAATAAATCTATCAGCATATCATGCTATTATGAGTTGCACAATCCGTAATCaagactattttattttttcatgcaGATAACTCAAGAAGAATCATATCTATCTTTTGATAAAAAAGCTACAGTCCTTCATAACAAGGTATATTTTGTTtctcaattcaattaataGACATGGATTTATTGCATGTAAGTTTTTAGGTTCGTGCATTTTCAGGTTGGCCTGGGACTCGAGCCAAAGTTTTGGTGATTGATCCAAAAACTGATCAGCAGAACACCATAGACCTTAAGATCATCACTACAAGAGTTCATGACAATAATGAGATTCGGAATGGTGAAAAAGATGACATCGTCTTTGTAAAAGGCTCATTGATATTCCCATGTGGTGATGGAACAGCACTTGAGGTGAGCTGTcataatattttgattcaaaACTTTACTGCCATAGTATTATGCTGTCAATGTTCTATGTACCAacaaaattgaagattgataGTTCTGCAATCGCTTTAATTACGTATTCCTGCACTATATTCCAGTCTTTTCATGACAAGATAGTGAGTCTACATTCATGGTCACGTTGTGCTGCAAAATTTGTTTCGATAATCTTGTGTAACCACTTGCAGGTGTTGGAGGTTCAGCTGCCTGGTAAGAAAGTCGTTAATGCAGCTGCATTTTGGAATGGTTTGAGAGGTCAAAAACTGAAAAAGCTGCGATCACTGTCAAGCCATTAAAGGTACACCGTGACAAGTCTCTACTTCTCCACATTCTTTCTATCTTCTTTATCCCTTCTGTCCAATTTAGTTGAGGATGCTCATGCTTTTAAGAAGTAGTTTTGTAACTGAGTTACAGACACTACTGATTTAGTTTGATCGAACCATCCTTGTTTATCGAGCTTTACATTGTTtgtatgattaaaaataaactagaaTTGCAACTGTTAATCATTTACTGCTCAATTTTGCTCTTGATGGTGTATACTATATACACGGTGTTGTGTACACGAGCGTGTTGCTTTAGTTCTTTCTTTACGCTCTCATTGATAGAACTCCAGGAATCTCGGAAGAATGCTGTCTATATTTTGAGATCATTGCATTTTTACGTTGAGACAATAATTGACATTTATccttttaata is a window from the Salvia hispanica cultivar TCC Black 2014 chromosome 1, UniMelb_Shisp_WGS_1.0, whole genome shotgun sequence genome containing:
- the LOC125202110 gene encoding methionyl-tRNA formyltransferase; translation: MLSSSSVMLRRFYCVGAATSSHKKRLVYLGSPQVSASVLDALFTASSAPDSLFEITAIVTQPPSARDRGRKVMPSPVAQHALDRGFPSELIFTPIKAGEESFLSSFKALEPELCITAAYGNILPTKFLNIPSMGTVNIHPSLLPLYRGAAPVQRALQDGVRETGVSLAYTVRQLDAGPVIACEKMEIDDKIKAPELLEFLFSQGSKLLISELPSILDGSAKTKATPQDESKATLAPKITQEESYLSFDKKATVLHNKVRAFSGWPGTRAKVLVIDPKTDQQNTIDLKIITTRVHDNNEIRNGEKDDIVFVKGSLIFPCGDGTALEVLEVQLPGKKVVNAAAFWNGLRGQKLKKLRSLSSH